A region of the Rhizobium binae genome:
CCAGCGTTCGACAACCGGCGCGTTGCGAAGCGCTGGCGCAATGCCGCGCGCCATCTCGATCAGCCCGTCGAGCTGAGCGTCGGTCGAGGCGGGGTCATCGAAACGGTTCTCGCTGGTGCTGCCGATCGCCGCATATCCGCCCTCATGCGCGACAATGTAGAGCCCGTCGAGGAAGATCGTCGGCAAGGCCGGGTCGATATCGGCTTTCAGCAGCGCCGCCTGTCCCTTGACCGGCTGGCCGAGCGGCTGTTTCAGCCCTGGTGTCAGCGCATCGAGCAACGGGAAAGACTGGTGGCCGGCAGCCAGCATGCAGTGATCGAAAACCACGCTTTCGCCGCCGATCGCAGCCGTGCCGCGATCGGGATCGAGAGAGGCAACCGTTGCATGTTCGACGATGCGCACATGTTTTGCCCGCCGCAGGAAAGCGACGAGCGCCGCGATCAGCATGCGGGGTGCGACGCGCGCGGCAAGCGTATCGTGCACGAAGCCGCTCTCGCCCGCAGAGTCCTCGACCCAGCCGCTAACCGGCGGACTGTCGAGCACATGCCAATGAAAGCGGTGTGCGCCGGCCCGCCAATGGCGCTCGGCGTCCTCGGAATGGCCCTGTGCTATCTTGTTAAGATGCGGCTTCGGCAGCGGGATCAATCGTCCCGAGCGGCGGTAGCCGGCCAAGAGCCCGGTCTCTGCTTCCAGCGCAGCGATCTCGGCTTCGAGCGACACCAGCGAATCGAACTGGAACTGCTTCTTCTCGGACCACCGGTCCGGCATATGCGGCATCAGCGCGCCGAGCAGGCCGCCGCTCGCGCATCCACCCAATCTGCCGGCGTCGGCAATGACCGTGCCGATGCCGCGACGCTCGGCATGGACGGCCGCCCAAAGACCCATGATGCCGCCGCCGACGATCAGCAATTCGCAGGATGATTGACCTGAGACCGGCTGAGGACTATCGGCTTTTCCCATGACAGACGTGAACCCTGATCAGATTGGCGCGGGCGCGTCGCAGCCGCTCGAATGGCGCGACGGCGATATGCCTTATTCCACAGCCTTTGGCGATCATTTTTATTGTCAGACCGATGGCCGGCTGGAATGCGGTCACGTCTTCCTCGCCGGCAACGGCCTGCCCGAGCGTTGGAGCGGGCGGCAGACGTTCGTCATCGGCGAACTCGGCTTCGGCACCGGCCTGAACTTCGCCGAGACCTGGCGGCGATGGAAGCAGCACCGCGCCGCCGGCCAGCAGCTGCATTTCATCTCCTTCGAACTCCACCCGATGCGCGGCGAAGACATCGGCCGGGCGCTCTCGCACTGGCCAGAGATCGATGCCGAGCGCGAAGCGCTGACAGTGGCCTGGCCGCAAACGCCAGATGGCATCGTCTCGCTCGACCTCGACGACCAGACGCGGCTCAGCGTCGTCTGCGGCCGGGCGCTTGACGGCGTCACCGCGGCAAAACCCGGCTTCGACGCCTGGTATCTCGATGGCTTCGCCCCGTCGCGCAACGGCGACATGTGGTCGGAAGAACTGATGCGTGAGGTCAACAAAAGGACCGCCGCCGGCGGCACCTTCGCCACCTATGCCGCGGCCGGCTTCGTACGCCGCAATCTCATAGCGGCAGGCTTTGCCGTGGAACGCCGCAAGGGTTTCGCCGGCAAGCGCGAGATGCTCTGCGGCGTCAAGGCGCCTGCCGGCTAAAGCTTATCGGCATTCGTCGCTGGAGATCAGTAGCTCGTACGTTCCGCCTGCCGGTCGTCCTTGCCGAGCCATTGCCGGATCTTCTCTTCCAGTAGCTCGGGGCTGATCGGCTTCGACATATAGTCGTCCATGCCGGCGTCGAGGCAGAGCTCCCGGTCGCTTTCCAGCGCATGGGCGGTGACGCCAATGATCGGCACCCGATGGCCCTGCCCCTTTTCCCGTTCGCGGATCATCCGGGTCGCCTCATGGCCGTTCATGACGGGCATCGAGACATCCATCATGATGATGCGTGGCGTGTGGCTCTCCCAGGCGGAAACAGCCTGCTGCCCGTTATTGACAACAAGGAAGGAAAGCCCCGTCGACTGCAGGATATGGGTGAAGACGATCTGGTTGACCTCGTTGTCTTCGGCGACAAGCACGTCGACGAATTCAGCCGCCCGCTTCTGCGGTGCTGGCACAGGGGCCGGCGCCAGCATGGCCGTTTCGGTCTGCAGGCGGGTGATTTCGGCCCGCGAAGCCTGCTTCACGCGCCGGGCGCGAACCACCTCGACAACGGTGTTGCGCAGCACGTTGGCGCGCGCCGGCTTCATCAGATGCGCCTGGCCGTTCAGCGCCGCGAACTCCTTTTCCGTGCCCGAGATGTCCATTGAGGTCAGGAAGATGATCGGCAGCTCGACGAAGCGGGGATCGGCGCGCAGCCGGCGGGCGACATCGGCGCCGTTCATGTCGGGCATGTGATAGTCGAGTATGACGGCATCGACGGTGACGCCGAGATCGGCCGCCGCTTCCAGGATCGCAAGGCCGGTGCCGCCGCCCTCGGCGGCTACGCCGTCGAAGCCCCAGAGCGAAAGCTGCTCGGTGAGGATGCGCCTGTTCACCTCATTGTCATCGACGACGAGCATGCGCGCGCCCTGCACGTTGATCGGCAGCGGCTTCGGCTCCAGGCGGGCAGCCGCCACTGCAAAGGGCAGATTGACGGTGAAGACCGAGCCCTTGCCCCATTGGCTCTCGACTTTCATATATCCGCCGAAGAGGTCGACGAGCCCGGCCGTGATCGCCAGTCCGAGGCCTGTTCCCTCATGCCGCCGGGTCGAGGAAGCATCGACCTGCGAGAACTTGTCGAACACCGACTCCAGCTTTTCCTCAGGGATACCGATACCCGTATCCTCGATACGGACGCTCGCCATGATCTCACCGCCGGCGCCGGTCTCGAAGCCGACATCGACGAAGACATGGCCACGCTCGGTGAACTTGACCGCGTTGCCGACGAGATTGGTGACGATCTGGCGGAAACGGCCGGCATCGCCGATCACGGCGGCGGGCAGGTCGGGTGCGGCCCGCACCAGAAGCTCGATGTTCTTCTCGGCGGCATGCGAGGAGAGAAGGGTCGCCACATCCTCCACCGCTTCAGTGATATCGAAAGCCGCTTTGCGCAGCTTCATCTGCCCGGCATCGATCTTCGAGAAGTCGAGAATATCGTTGATGATCGTCAGCAGCGCGTTGCCCGATTTGACGATAATATCGATGAAGGTTTTCTGGCGCGTGTCGAGATTGGTCTTCGCCAGCAGCTCCGCCATGCCGAGCACGCCGTTCATCGGCGTGCGGATCTCATGGCTCATATTGGCGAGGAATTCGGACTTGGCGCGGTCGGCCGCTTCGGCGCGCGACAGCAGCTCACGCAATTCCTCCTCGCGGCTCTTGAGCTCGGTGACATCGGTAAACAGCGCCACCCAATGCTGTCCCGTGCTGACCGTCGCGTCCATATTCACCCAGCGCTCGCCGCCGACATGGAAGACGGTGGATATCGGCTGCCTCGCCGCGATACTGGCGCGCCACTCCTGCAGGATCTCGTCCGCCGCATCATGGAAATCGCCGCGCGCCGCGCAGAACTCGAACATGTCGAGCCAGCCTTGTCCGGCCTCGATATAATGCGGCGGGATCTGCAGGATATCGGCCATCGCCTCGTTGGACATCTTGATGATGCCGTCCTGAACGATGGCAAGTCCCTGCGACATGGCGTGCGTGGCATCGCGCATCATTTCACCGACCCGCTCCAGCGCGGCGCGGGTCTCGTGAATTTCCTTTTCCCGCTCGCGCACCGCCGAAATATCGGCATAGGTCAGCAGGATCCGGTCGTTGGAGATGCGGCGGCTGTCGAAGATAACCGATTTTCCACCGGTCCAGCCGACCTCGATCGGCTCCGGCTCGTCCGCTTCGAACAAGTGCTTGCGAAAGGCATAGAGCTCTTCCGGGGTTCGCGTCCCGTCATAGCGGCCAAGCTCATGGTTGCGGCGGATGACATCGATGAACGGGCGCCCGTCGAAACGATCCTCGCGCGGCAGCTCCCAGATGCTGTAGAATTCTTCGTTGACGTAGATGATCCGGTGGTCGTTATCGAGGATCAGCACGCCGATCGGCAGCGAACGCAGGATGCTCTCGATATCCCGATGAAGCACTTCTTCCTGCTTGCGCGAGTCGATCAGCGCCTTCTCGCGCTCCTTGAGCGGCGAGATGTCGGAAAAGGAGCCGACGACATAGGTTCGCCCATCCACCGTGACGACGCGGTTGACGCGCGAGATGACGGGATAGACGTGGCCGCCTGTGCTCGGCATCTCGCTCTCGAGCTCCACCGAGATGCCATCTCTGAGCGCCAGCAGGTTTTCCTGGTAGATCGGCTCAGCAGCTTCCGGCCCGAACATCTCGTGTTCGGTCATTCCCAGATACTCGGCGCGGGCTCGGCCACTGAAGGTCTCGTAATATTTGTTGGCATAGATCAGGCGATGCTTGTCGTCGCGTACGAAGACGGCAACCGGCAGATCCTCCAGCACGGTGCGCAGCGCGTCGAGTTCGCTGACGCTTTCACCCCAGGCCCAATCGCCGGCGGCCACAGTCGTCGCGCCGTTGCGATAGGCTGCGTTGACGACCAGCGGGCGTCCGTCCGGTGCAAAGATGCCGATCGGGTGACCGAGATTTTCCAGCGCGTCGCGCACCTGGGCGAGATCGGCGGCAATTCCGGAATCGTTTACAGCCTGAGAGCTGTCTGCGGCCTCCCTGCCGGCAACGACGCGACGCTCGCGGGCTTCAAAGATCCCGAGCACATAGACCCGCTCCGGCGACGGCGAGAAGCTTTCGACATGAATGCGCTCGTGGCCAAGACCCTCGGCATCGAAACAGATGGCGTTTTCCTCGGTGCCGAACACCAGCGCGCGGCGCTCCTTGTCCTCGCGATCCTCTTCTTCGGGCCGGTCGAACAGTTCGCGGCTGCGCCTGCCGATGAAGTCGGAAATCTCTCGGCCGAGGAACTTGGCATAGGCCTCGTTGACTGCGACATAGCGCAGCTCGCTGTTCTTGACATAGGCTGGGGTGTCCAGATCGGCGATCCGGCGGCAAGCCAACTCCAATATGTCCCCGGCTGATTTCAAAAAATTGTCGCTCCCGCAATGAATGAAATATCAACGACAAAGACTATAACGCCAAGGCTTTTAATAAGGTTTTAACCATAAATTTGCGCAGTGAAATTTTGCACGCCGGCTTGATGATCTGAAATAACTTCGATCGGCAGTCCGAGCTCGCCGGGGATTGAAAGGACTCAATCATCTGTGACGCATCGACAAGTCTCAATCAGCGCCTCGTTCACTCGGGATCCCTTCAAATCATGACGAAAATTTAATGCGGCAAGCGCTTGCGTTGCCATCGCGCCGCCGCGTTCCGGGGGGAGTCTGAGCATGGCTTTATGGAAGCCAATCCAAATCAAGGAAAATAGCATGTCCGTTCTTCATAAGACCATGGCGACGGGCCTGATCGCGCTGACCCTTGCCGGCGCCTCCCTCGCCACTGCCACCACTGCCGATGCCCATCCACGCGATGCCTTCTGGGGCGGCCTTGCCGCCGGCGTCGTCGGCGGCGCTCTGTTGTCGGAGGCCGCCCGCCCCGCCTACCCCGTTTATCCGGCCTACCCCGTCTATCGCCCTTATCCCGTCTATGGGACCTATTACCGGCCGCACTATTGCCATATCGAATGGCGGCACGATCGCTGGGGCGAGCCCTATCGCGTCAAAGTATGCCCTGAATAGAGCTTCGGCATCCGGCGCCGCTTGACCTCCCGGCGGCGCCGGTCCAAACCTCCCCTCAGAGGGAGGATCAGCATG
Encoded here:
- a CDS encoding response regulator, which codes for MKSAGDILELACRRIADLDTPAYVKNSELRYVAVNEAYAKFLGREISDFIGRRSRELFDRPEEEDREDKERRALVFGTEENAICFDAEGLGHERIHVESFSPSPERVYVLGIFEARERRVVAGREAADSSQAVNDSGIAADLAQVRDALENLGHPIGIFAPDGRPLVVNAAYRNGATTVAAGDWAWGESVSELDALRTVLEDLPVAVFVRDDKHRLIYANKYYETFSGRARAEYLGMTEHEMFGPEAAEPIYQENLLALRDGISVELESEMPSTGGHVYPVISRVNRVVTVDGRTYVVGSFSDISPLKEREKALIDSRKQEEVLHRDIESILRSLPIGVLILDNDHRIIYVNEEFYSIWELPREDRFDGRPFIDVIRRNHELGRYDGTRTPEELYAFRKHLFEADEPEPIEVGWTGGKSVIFDSRRISNDRILLTYADISAVREREKEIHETRAALERVGEMMRDATHAMSQGLAIVQDGIIKMSNEAMADILQIPPHYIEAGQGWLDMFEFCAARGDFHDAADEILQEWRASIAARQPISTVFHVGGERWVNMDATVSTGQHWVALFTDVTELKSREEELRELLSRAEAADRAKSEFLANMSHEIRTPMNGVLGMAELLAKTNLDTRQKTFIDIIVKSGNALLTIINDILDFSKIDAGQMKLRKAAFDITEAVEDVATLLSSHAAEKNIELLVRAAPDLPAAVIGDAGRFRQIVTNLVGNAVKFTERGHVFVDVGFETGAGGEIMASVRIEDTGIGIPEEKLESVFDKFSQVDASSTRRHEGTGLGLAITAGLVDLFGGYMKVESQWGKGSVFTVNLPFAVAAARLEPKPLPINVQGARMLVVDDNEVNRRILTEQLSLWGFDGVAAEGGGTGLAILEAAADLGVTVDAVILDYHMPDMNGADVARRLRADPRFVELPIIFLTSMDISGTEKEFAALNGQAHLMKPARANVLRNTVVEVVRARRVKQASRAEITRLQTETAMLAPAPVPAPQKRAAEFVDVLVAEDNEVNQIVFTHILQSTGLSFLVVNNGQQAVSAWESHTPRIIMMDVSMPVMNGHEATRMIREREKGQGHRVPIIGVTAHALESDRELCLDAGMDDYMSKPISPELLEEKIRQWLGKDDRQAERTSY
- the mnmD gene encoding tRNA (5-methylaminomethyl-2-thiouridine)(34)-methyltransferase MnmD, with protein sequence MTDVNPDQIGAGASQPLEWRDGDMPYSTAFGDHFYCQTDGRLECGHVFLAGNGLPERWSGRQTFVIGELGFGTGLNFAETWRRWKQHRAAGQQLHFISFELHPMRGEDIGRALSHWPEIDAEREALTVAWPQTPDGIVSLDLDDQTRLSVVCGRALDGVTAAKPGFDAWYLDGFAPSRNGDMWSEELMREVNKRTAAGGTFATYAAAGFVRRNLIAAGFAVERRKGFAGKREMLCGVKAPAG
- a CDS encoding NAD(P)/FAD-dependent oxidoreductase produces the protein MGKADSPQPVSGQSSCELLIVGGGIMGLWAAVHAERRGIGTVIADAGRLGGCASGGLLGALMPHMPDRWSEKKQFQFDSLVSLEAEIAALEAETGLLAGYRRSGRLIPLPKPHLNKIAQGHSEDAERHWRAGAHRFHWHVLDSPPVSGWVEDSAGESGFVHDTLAARVAPRMLIAALVAFLRRAKHVRIVEHATVASLDPDRGTAAIGGESVVFDHCMLAAGHQSFPLLDALTPGLKQPLGQPVKGQAALLKADIDPALPTIFLDGLYIVAHEGGYAAIGSTSENRFDDPASTDAQLDGLIEMARGIAPALRNAPVVERWAGLRPKAIDRDPMIGRHPGHPRLVALTGGFKVSFGLAHRLAEAAVCIAGDTDCELLLPESFAISSHIAVASR